The following is a genomic window from Pirellulales bacterium.
GATCAATTTCGCCAAAACGCTTGCGTCGCGCGGACGCTGCCATAGCCAAGGCGGCCGATACGAAGACGCGCTGCCCTCGCTGATCGAATGTGAGACGGTCTACCGCGAACGCATCCTGACGCACGGCGAATCGACCGATGACGACTTTGAAGCGTATCTGGCCCAGTTGCAAGCGGCCGCGGCCTGCGCCGGTTCGCTGGGAAAGGGCGACGACGTCGTGCGGCTGGGAGCGTTGGCCCTGCAAGTCCGCAAACGCTGCACCACTCCCGCACGTGTCGACAATCTGTGCAACATCCTCAGCGAGACGGCAAAGGCCCACCGCCGGGCGAAACGTTACGATCAGGCGATCGAGGCATTGCAGCAAGCCGTCGAGATTGGCCGCCCAATGTTGGACAAGAATCCCTGGCACTGGTACCTGGCGACCAATCTGGGTGTCGCCTATCAGGGACTCGCCGACCTCTGGCGTGAGCTCAATGATCATCGCCAGGATGTGCTCGCCAACCGCGAGTACCTGAAGCTCATCGTCGGGCCGCGCTATGGAGCCAAAATCGACGACGACCCTGCTTCCGACCGTCCCGGCGATAAGGCCGAAGCCGACCGGCTGCGCGCGCTCATCGAAAACGCCACTGCCAGCGGCATGAAGCGGTTTACCGTGCCCTGCGATTTTGACGGCATCAAACAGCCCTTCTATTTCTACATCACCAACGTGCCGCCGCCGACGCACCCGCTCGAAGAGCAGGCCCGTTGGCTCAAGGAAGAACGGGGCGGCACCATTCCCAAGGAAGTCATGGATTCGTTTGCAAAGTTGCAAACGATTGCACACGAGAACAATGTTTCGTTCGTCGATTTGTGCGTCTATGCGCTGGGGAGCGCCTCGACAGCGTCGGGCGGCGTCCCGGAGTTCGAGATCGACAACCTCAAGGCGCTAGACAAGGACCCAAGCACTCCAGAAGAGAGCCAACCAAAACTGGCCAGCGCGAAGGCGGCGCTCGACGGCGCGCCCAACGACCGTACCGCCTTGCTTGCGGCCGCCGAGGCGTACGACGAATACGGCCAACGGTGCTTGAGGGCAAACCGGATTCGCGAGAGCGCCACGGCACTAAGCGAATCGGCCCGCGCGCGGGAACAGCTCACCAACCTCGAGTCGACACAGACCGTTCATCGCACTTCTCTGGCCGCCGCCCTGGTTTGGAAGGGCAAAGCTCACGTGCTGCTCAGGGAATATGATGTCGCTTACAACTGCTTCCTGCGCAATCTTGATCTGCTGGAGCAAATCGAAGGCGGCCAGCCCGACGAAGCACAGCGGGCGGCCGTCGCCACGGGCCAGCGGGTGCTCGGGGAGTTGGCACAACGCCGCGGCGACGCTCCCGCGGCCGTCCATTGGTACGCGCGGGGCGTCACCGGCGGCAACCGGCCGGCAGCGGTGCAGATGGTCAAGCTCCTGCAGAGCGATCCGAAATTCGAAACAACGCTGATCGACCTGCTGCCGTCGGACCTGCGGCGCATTTACGACCGCGTCAAACAACGAGACAAGCCCGCCAACGCGGACGAATTTGCCACCAAGTTCGCCGACCAGGTCGAGGTGGCCCAGAGAGAATTCGTTCCGTGAAGATGTCTCCGCTAGGTCACCTTTCACTCTGCGAAAGGCGTCCCAGGGGTGGATCGTTCAACGATTGCGTCGCCCACGGATGTCGCGCATCCGCAGAATCCGGAAGATCGCCGCCGCCAAGAAAACCAGCGTCGCCATCAATGCAAAGATCACCCTCTTGACTCCAAACCGGCGCCCGGTGGGAAAGTAGTCCTCCGCCCAGTCGCGCGTCTCCAGGGCGGGAAGGGCCGTCGCTGCTCCCGCCACCGGCGGCGGAAATGGACTCCGCGCTTTGTTCTCCAACAACAACAGACCCTCGAAGCCCCAGCGCGAAGGCATGGCCAGCGCCGCCATGCGGACTGTAGCCGGCATCTTGTGTACCGGCAGCATCAGTCCGCCGAGAATGACCATCGGTAACAGCACGATGGGAAGCAGGGCGATGGCGACTTCCGTGGTCTTCGCCGTCGCCGACAGCGCCAGCCCGATGGCGACCCCCACCAGCGACAAGAGCAAGACTAGAGCGAACATCGCGGCCAGTGCGCCTTGCAGTTTGCAGCCCCAGGCGACCAGGCCCAGGAGGATCACGCACTGCACGACACAAAGCCCGGCCAGCACGGTAAACTTCGCGGCGAGGTACGATCCGATGGATAAACCGACCATCCGCTCGCGGCGATAGATCGCCGCTTCGCCGACGATGTCGCGGACCGCATTCGAACAGCCGAACCAGAGGGCCGACAAGACCAGCAGAAAAAGCGTGACTGACAACGATTGCGAGGTCGCCAGCGGCGCCGCGTCGGCTTCCTTGCCGGTGACCTGGCCGCCGAACACCAGGGCGATCAGCGCGCCGACGATGGGGGCCTGAGCCAGCAAAGTCAGCGTGTTCCAACGGTCGGCCGCCTTGATGACCAGTCCGCGCAGAGTCAACGTAACCCACTGCGAGAACACGAAGCCCTTGGTGGACCGCCGGGGCGCGCCGAGCTCGCCGGCGCTGGCCTGCTGGCCGGCCCGCGACTCGATGTACTCACGATGATAAGCCGACCCGCGGTAACGTTGCAGACACTGCGCGAAGCCGTGCTTCTTGCAGCCCTCTTTGTAGCCTTCTTCCACCGCTTCCGGAGGCGCGTCGCTGCCGCGCCGGAGGTTCGCAACGCCGTCGGGATTGAAGAACTCGACGGCGTTCGGATAGGCCGGACCGTAATAAACGACGTTGCCGGGGCCGTTCTGCTCCTGGTCGCGGGCCACGAATACCAGGTTGTCCAGCAGCCGGAACACTTCCAGGCTGGGCTGATGGATCGTCAGCAGGATCGTTTTGCCGCTGTCCGCGAGCTTGCGCAACATCCGCATCACGACCAGCGTATCGCCCGACGACAACCCCGACGTCGGCTCGTCGAGGAACAGCAGCGACGGATCGGTGAGAAGTTCCATCGCCAGGTTGGCCCGTTTTCGCTGGCCGCCGCTGATGCCTTTCTTCGTTTCCGGCGAGCCGATCTGCACGTGCTCGGTGCCTTTCAGACCGAGTTCTTCGAGCACCTTCGCGATGCGCGAGTCGATGTCTGGCCCGGAATAGTCGCCAGGCAAGCGGAGCTTGGCCGTATAGTAGAGCGCCTGGTACACCGTCAGCTCGCGGTGAACGATGTCGTCTTGCGGAACATAGCCGATCGTCGCGCTGAATTGGTCGTAGTTCGCATAGAGGTCGTTGCCGTTCACCAGCACGCTGCCGGCGCCGGGCCGCGTGTAGCCGTTGAGCGCGGTCATCAACGTCGTTTTGCCGGCCCCGCTGGGGCCCATCAGGCCCACGAATTCCGTTGGAAAGATAGTCAACGACACGCCCTCCAGCAGATTTCGCCCCGGCACGGCCACGCCGACGTCGCGCGCCTCCAACGTGACGTTGCCGCGATAGTCCCGCTTTTCGAGTTTGCCGTCGTCGGTCAACTGAAACAGGCAGTTGCCGAAGCCGATGCGGTCCCGTGGGCGGACGGGCGTCGGCCCCTTGATCCGCCGGCCGTTCAGAAACGTGCCGTTCTCCGAGCCGAGGTCTTCGATCCAATAGCCCTCGGCCCCGCGCGCCAGGCGAGCGTGCCGGCGCGAGACGAGCGGGTTGTCGAGCACCTGATCGCACGAGGCGTCGCGTCCAAATACGATGCTGGAGGTGATGGCGCTGACGGCCTGCGTCGGTTTTTGCCCCAGCACCAGCGGACCGGACAGCAGCCGGTGCGCCGGCACTCGCAGCGAGCCGAAGTAGACGATGTCGGTCGGCGACAGAGGCGTCTTTGTGACGATCGGGTCCGGGCCGCCGATCCTCGTGCCATTGCTGGAATGGAGGTCTTCCAGCGTGATCTGTCCGCCGTCGATGACCACCTGGGCGTGGTGGGCGGAGACCATGGGATAATCGAGAACCACGTCGTTGTCGTCGGCCCGGCCAATGCGGACGATGCGCCGCTCGGCGGGCGACGGTTGCGGCCAGGGCAAGCGAAGCTCGTGCCCCAGCGTGATCGTGTCGCCGGGCCCGACCTTGACGGGCAAGCCGATCCGAACGCCATTGACGTAGGTGCCGTTGGTCGAGCCGAGGTCTTCAAGCATGAAGCCATCGGGCAAGCGCGTCAACTGGCAGTGCCGCGACGAGACCGCCGGATGATTGACGAGGATGTCGCAGCTTGGGTCTCGCCCAAAGCTCCACCGACTGTATGCGCCCATCTTGCAGGTTCTTTCCCTGAAGCGTCAAACGAAAAGGCCCACCTTCCGGCCGACGGCCGTTGCGGATTGGTTCGAGGCCGCAAGTCTAAGTTATCGTAAAGCCGCGGGGGCGGGTGTTGCAATCCGGCTCCAACGGCTGTCCGTATGCTGAAAGTCGAAACTGGCAATCGCCGCTGCCCCGTTACGCCGGCCGGGTGGCGCTGGTCGGTTGACGTCGCGTTGCCTCATTGGCCGGCCGCTTCGTGTCTAGGAATCTGCGGCGGATTCGCGGAACCTTCGGGCGGTTGACCGCGACAAGAGGCATCCACTCGTGCGTCACCGCTTTGCGGCGCTTCGGCAACCTGCATCGGTTTCATCGACCAATCACCAGCCCAGGCTCGGCTTCAGCCACCACCGGCGGATACCCCCGCGCGGCGCCGAGACGAGAAGTCCGCGGGCGATGTAAAGCATCGCCGAACCCGGTACGCAGGTGCCGTACACCAACCCGAAGCGCTAGCGAGGAACGTGAAAAAGGCGACAAAACCTCGCTTGCGCTTCGGGTTAGTGTGAAATGGGAACGGGTTCGGCGAAGCTTTACCGGGCGATGCCTGTAACCTATTGCGGTGACACGGTTTACGGCGATGCCGGCGCGCGGGTACACTCCCACGCAGACACGGCGCGCAAAACAAAAGCGACACGCGCATGTCGCTTTTGTGTTGCGCGCGCGGCCCGTCTTGGTCCTCGGCCTTTGAGACGGCCCAAAACAAAAGCGCCGCGCGCGCGGCGCTTTTGTCGCGCACACACGGCCGGTTGCGCGCGAGCGTCTCGACGCTCCAACCGCGTCATTCGTTGCTTGGCGGCGCGGGGCCGACGCGACAGGCGCGTCGCGTGCGCGCGCAGACGCTGTTGGCAACACCCTACCTCGCGATGGGCACGTGGCGCTTGGCGGTCAGGTGCTGCGCTTGTCGTTCGGGCATATAGCCCAGGCTGCCGTTGATGCCAACGTCTTGGTTCAAATACCGCCGAAGGTTCACGCCGGGAGCGGGCGAGACGTAGGCCGACACGCGGCCTGCGGCGTCGACCAGCGCGAACTCCGGCAACCGCGGATCTATTGGTGATCCACCTGCTCCGCCGCTTCGAGATAGTCGAACGTCACCGGGTAGTTGCGGAAGCGGACCGAATAATACCGCTCGAACCAGGCGGCAATGTCGGCTTCGATGCCGGCATCGTATTCGGGCGCCACGTGCAACGTCTTGCCGTGGACCGGCTGGCGGATTTCCCCCTGCTCGACGATGATCTGCCCGGCCTTGATGACATAGCGCGGCAACTCGAACATCGTTTCTTGGTTGTCGTCGGGCGTGTAGAGAGTCACGTCGGCGTCGGCGCCCGGACCAAGATGGCCTTTGGTCTTCAGACCCAGAATTCGGGCGGGGGCGGCGCGGGTGATCGTGCAGATCTCGCTCAACGAATACTCGCGGTCAAGATCGGCAAGCCGGCTCCGCTCGCGCACGGCCGGGTGGACCGTCTTCAGCACGTCTTGCCGATAGCTGCGGTCCATCAGCAGCCGTACG
Proteins encoded in this region:
- a CDS encoding FHA domain-containing protein, translated to MGAYSRWSFGRDPSCDILVNHPAVSSRHCQLTRLPDGFMLEDLGSTNGTYVNGVRIGLPVKVGPGDTITLGHELRLPWPQPSPAERRIVRIGRADDNDVVLDYPMVSAHHAQVVIDGGQITLEDLHSSNGTRIGGPDPIVTKTPLSPTDIVYFGSLRVPAHRLLSGPLVLGQKPTQAVSAITSSIVFGRDASCDQVLDNPLVSRRHARLARGAEGYWIEDLGSENGTFLNGRRIKGPTPVRPRDRIGFGNCLFQLTDDGKLEKRDYRGNVTLEARDVGVAVPGRNLLEGVSLTIFPTEFVGLMGPSGAGKTTLMTALNGYTRPGAGSVLVNGNDLYANYDQFSATIGYVPQDDIVHRELTVYQALYYTAKLRLPGDYSGPDIDSRIAKVLEELGLKGTEHVQIGSPETKKGISGGQRKRANLAMELLTDPSLLFLDEPTSGLSSGDTLVVMRMLRKLADSGKTILLTIHQPSLEVFRLLDNLVFVARDQEQNGPGNVVYYGPAYPNAVEFFNPDGVANLRRGSDAPPEAVEEGYKEGCKKHGFAQCLQRYRGSAYHREYIESRAGQQASAGELGAPRRSTKGFVFSQWVTLTLRGLVIKAADRWNTLTLLAQAPIVGALIALVFGGQVTGKEADAAPLATSQSLSVTLFLLVLSALWFGCSNAVRDIVGEAAIYRRERMVGLSIGSYLAAKFTVLAGLCVVQCVILLGLVAWGCKLQGALAAMFALVLLLSLVGVAIGLALSATAKTTEVAIALLPIVLLPMVILGGLMLPVHKMPATVRMAALAMPSRWGFEGLLLLENKARSPFPPPVAGAATALPALETRDWAEDYFPTGRRFGVKRVIFALMATLVFLAAAIFRILRMRDIRGRRNR